One genomic region from Vigna radiata var. radiata cultivar VC1973A unplaced genomic scaffold, Vradiata_ver6 scaffold_276, whole genome shotgun sequence encodes:
- the LOC106754889 gene encoding uncharacterized protein LOC106754889 encodes MGEVEGEGMEGEGAGMNPPFEDERTVVEQPDKAEGLHLFTANVMGVAMPENKVFPWVEKYGGSTDPVKHLRSFVDVIVVYSSDELVWCRVFSLSLKEEALDRFHSLQPRTIDSFATLRRLFSQQYASNRSRGLTYTALVRMRQGKEESLKGFMGRFNQTTWQVRNVDQRLIVSALTTALRPRPFVDYLYEEEPEQRNPLQAEPQEGGKNNEKSLRGVINTISEGFAGGRVVFCCSKAPSKVSAQCQSGRGGTQVYAANNLLR; translated from the exons ATGGGCGAGGTGGAGGGAGAGGGCATGGAAGGGGAGGGGGCCGGAATG AATCCACCCTTTGAAGACGAACGGACAGTGGTTGAGCAACCCGATAAGGCGGAGGGGCTTCACCTGTTTACTGCTAATGTTATGGGGGTAGCTATGCCAGAGAATAAGGTTTTTCCATGGGTGGAAAAGTATGGAGGGTCGACCGATCCGGTAAAGCATCTAAGGTCATTTGTTGATGTTATCGTTGTATACTCGTCTGATGAGCTAGTTTGGTGTAGggttttttctttgtctttgaAGGAGGAAGCTTTGGATAGGTTTCATTCTCTGCAGCCGCGAACTATTGATAGTTTTGCCACGTTGAGGCGTTTGTTCAGTCAGCAATATGCGTCGAATCGTTCTCGAGGTTTGACGTATACTGCATTGGTCAGAATGAGGCAAGGAAAGGAAGAGTCACTTAAAGGGTTCATGGGTCGTTTTAACCAAACGACTTGGCAGGTAAGGAACGTGGACCAACGGTTGATAGTCAGCGCGCTCACTACTGCGTTGAGGCCGAGACCTTTTGTTGATTATCTTTATGAAGAGGAGCCCGAGCAGCGAAACCCACTTCAAGCTGAACCGCAAGAGGGAGGCAAAAACAATGAGAAGTCGTTGAGGGGGGTTATAAACACGATATCGGAGGGTTTTGCGGGGGGGAGGGTCGTCTTCTGCTGCTCGAAAGCGCCATCTAAGGTATCTGCACAATGTCAATCGGGCAGAGGTGGCACACAGGTCTATGCCGCCAATAACCTTCTCAGATGA
- the LOC106754894 gene encoding RING-H2 finger protein ATL11-like, with amino-acid sequence MGIHMECPAPPPAPRIMNLYHDPARFCLLILLLVPPVTAQFQNSPPSPSQLDPFTRLRFDKTMAAVLVILVVVFFALGFVSIYTRQCAERRIRGRLDLAVAIAGGMDRRQHHGLDRATVDTFPTFVYSEVKALKIGKATLECAVCLNEFRDDETLRLIPKCCHVFHPDCIDAWLVNHSTCPVCRANLSPKPEDALPPVEIHIPDSARPNGPNAEPDYDPNYINPVREGEGEGERNRIVTEPISLDDPNRVRPVRSRSTGFGVSRLFPRSHSTGHSLVRPGADCERFTLRLPEDVRNQLMSSGTLNRTKSCGVTWERQSSGRRGYRTRSVGRSYLRYERFGGDGRLDRWGFMWTPPFWGRTGSGRSAKSTKMKDEVDVGERSSDLLFTRD; translated from the coding sequence ATGGGCATCCACATGGAATGCCCTGCACCTCCACCTGCACCGCGGATCATGAATCTCTATCATGATCCTGCACGTTTTTGCCTTCTTATCCTCCTTCTCGTGCCGCCGGTCACGGCACAGTTTCAAAACTCGCCTCCGTCACCGTCGCAGTTGGATCCTTTCACGAGACTGAGGTTCGACAAGACCATGGCTGCGGTTCTAGTGATCCTCGTCGTGGTCTTCTTCGCTTTGGGATTCGTGTCCATCTACACGCGCCAATGCGCCGAGCGCCGGATCAGGGGGAGGCTCGACCTGGCCGTGGCGATCGCCGGCGGGATGGATCGGCGGCAGCATCATGGGCTCGACCGGGCGACCGTCGACACGTTCCCGACGTTCGTGTACTCCGAGGTTAAAGCCCTGAAGATTGGGAAGGCCACGCTGGAATGCGCTGTGTGCCTCAACGAGTTTCGCGACGACGAAACTTTGCGTTTGATCCCCAAATGCTGCCACGTGTTCCATCCCGATTGCATCGATGCCTGGTTGGTGAATCACTCCACTTGTCCCGTTTGCCGCGCCAACCTCTCGCCGAAACCCGAGGACGCGCTTCCTCCCGTTGAGATTCACATTCCGGATTCGGCCCGGCCCAACGGGCCAAACGCAGAGCCCGATTATGATCCCAATTACATCAATCCTGTCCGTGAGGGTGAAGGTGAAGGTGAACGAAACAGAATAGTTACGGAGCCTATTAGTTTAGATGACCCGAACCGGGTCCGTCCCGTTCGTTCTAGATCGACCGGTTTTGGAGTTTCAAGGCTGTTTCCGCGCTCCCATTCAACGGGTCATTCTCTGGTTCGACCGGGAGCGGACTGCGAGCGGTTCACACTGCGGTTGCCAGAGGATGTGAGGAACCAGCTCATGAGTTCTGGGACGCTGAACCGGACCAAGAGTTGTGGGGTGACGTGGGAGCGGCAGAGTAGTGGAAGGAGGGGTTATAGAACGAGGAGTGTGGGGAGAAGCTATCTGCGATACGAGCGGTTCGGTGGGGATGGGCGGTTGGACCGGTGGGGGTTCATGTGGACCCCACCGTTTTGGGGCAGAACCGGTTCGGGGAGATCAGCAAAGTCAACGAAGATGAAGGATGAAGTGGACGTGGGAGAACGTTCCTCTGATCTTTTATTTACCAGAGATTGA